Genomic DNA from Triticum dicoccoides isolate Atlit2015 ecotype Zavitan chromosome 4B, WEW_v2.0, whole genome shotgun sequence:
CGCTTGTAACCCGGGCCTCGATTCTTAATAAAACATGTCCGGTTGGTTCCGAATAGAAGAAATACGCTGGGATGTTATCTCTCAATTAGAGATGATTAGGCTTGGCTTCGAGAAAACAAGCTACATTGTTCTTTGCTTACTGCAATGTATGTAAAGACTAGATGTTCAACAATCATAAAGCGAACGATACGCACCACGGCCAATCGATAAACTAAGCAATCACGGGAGACTTCATAACTTGACACCGACACTATAACGTGAATGCCCGGGCGGGCAGATAGATCTCCTCGCTGTTCTTCATCTCCTCCAGCGGCGGGGGCGTTGATTGGCCCTGTCGACGGTGATGGTGCGGCCGCCGAGCTCCTGGCCGTTCATGCCCTGGATGGCGTTGCTCAACGACTCCTCGTCGTCGAACCAGACGAAGCCGAAGCCGCGGGATCTGCCCGTCTCCCGGTCGGTGGCGATCTGATAAATTATCGTAACACGTCCAGTACGATTGAATTAGACAGATGGAAATTAAACCAAATAATTACAGAAACAAACGACTAACAAGCAAAAACAATGCGGCCAGGCTGAATCTAAACCCTAGAAGACAACGAGGAAAACTGTACAGATCCACCCAGCAGCAAACAAAAGCATCATAGTCTAGCTAGCACCATCGAGCATGCATCAACGAAAAATCTGAAACCCACTCACGTCGGCGTTGAGTGGGCAGTAGTCGGAGA
This window encodes:
- the LOC119293745 gene encoding glycine-rich RNA-binding protein GRP2A-like, coding for MSAPWWDSDEDRSGVEYRAYVGNLPWGTDESSPKDFFSDYCPLNADIATDRETGRSRGFGFVWFDDEESLSNAIQGMNGQELGGRTITVDRANQRPRRWRR